The Euphorbia lathyris chromosome 3, ddEupLath1.1, whole genome shotgun sequence genome contains a region encoding:
- the LOC136222258 gene encoding ribosome-inactivating protein cucurmosin-like: protein MKNMLIVLATWLFCNIAIGSCLKTPINYPSVTFTTHLASDGSYRDLMSSLRRELDSGSKSHDIPILRKSSEITKANQYLLVNLINYESKFNVTLAITVVNVYVIGFKSGSNSFFLSDAPSDATSLLFHGTKPQKLTVSTNYNILGDRSTVGLGIGPLRKAIDTLYSFNGAVTPAFKNSLLIVIQMVAEAGRFKYIQRQIENGLVEGYKPKSDTISLENSWAALSTQIQLSGTSGNFKTPVTLEYANGTKYNVLTVAQVKPDISILLCK from the coding sequence TCGGATCGTGTCTGAAAACACCAATTAACTACCCAAGTGTTACATTTACTACCCATCTTGCCAGTGATGGAAGCTACAGGGACTTAATGTCCTCTTTACGAAGAGAGTTAGACAGTGGCTCTAAAAGCCATGATATCCCAATACTGCGAAAGtcatcagaaatcacaaaaGCTAATCAGTATCTTCTGGTAAATCTGATAAATTACGAATCCAAGTTCAATGTTACATTAGCAATAACTGTTGTTAATGTATATGTGATTGGGTTTAAATCCGGCAGCAATTCCTTCTTCTTAAGTGATGCTCCTTCTGATGCAACAAGTCTCCTTTTTCATGGAACAAAGCCACAAAAACTAACAGTCAGTACCAATTATAACATTTTGGGAGATAGATCGACAGTTGGACTAGGAATCGGACCATTAAGAAAAGCAATTGATACACTTTATAGCTTCAATGGTGCGGTTACCCCTGCTTTTAAAAACAGTCTTCTTATTGTTATACAAATGGTTGCAGAAGCTGGAAGATTCAAATACATACAGAGACAGATAGAGAATGGCTTAGTAGAGGGGTATAAGCCGAAAAGCGACACTATTAGTCTCGAAAACTCATGGGCTGCTCTTTCTACACAAATCCAACTATCTGGTACCAGTGGAAATTTTAAAACACCGGTCACATTGGAATATGCTAACGGTACTAAATACAATGTATTGACTGTTGCACAAGTTAAACCAGATATTTCAATCTTGCTCTGCAAATGA